CCGTTTTCGTTCCATCTCGCCATTCCCAAATATCAGAAAGCATAACACCTACAAGACCGGCTACATAATAGGTGTAATCGTCTAAATCTTCTTTCGTTTGAATATCCCAATTTTTTTCGGCCCATTTTGCCATACCTTGAGCCATAATACTTGTAGATTCCTGCACTTTTTCTATAATATCCGCAGGGCAAACTGAAAGCCAATCGCCGAGTCTTATTGTCACTTCAGGGAGTAGCTGTTTGTAGGGCTCAATCAATTCAAGGTATGCGTCATTGTTAAAAGTGTCGCTTAATAAAACACTTGTTTTCGAGAGAAGATGAGATTTCGTTGCAGGTTCAAGATTCTCATGGTCTTCAATTTCGTCAATTGCCCTCATACATAAGTAGGCGGAAGCCACTGTTTTTTTTAATGTGGGCTCTAATAATGTGATTGGAATATAAAAGGTTCTACTTGTTTTTTTTAATTGTCCCATAGCCTCTTTATGTAACTGTTTCTCATTCTTCATATCATTTCCTCCTTGATTTTACCCCAAAGCTTATATCATCACTAAAAGGACATCGCACTTAAATTTAACAAACGCGATATAGTGAAAAGTGTTTAGAAATATGTCGAGTACCAAGTATCATTTACTCTAAAATACTACAAAAGCTTATCATTATTCAACTTTTTTAAGAAGAGACAGGATAAAGACTTTTATCTTTCTTTTATATTTTTTAAGAAATGAACGCCTTTCATTATACAAACTACCGCTGTAACAAACGCCTCATACATTAATCTTCTACTGTAGGCGGGCGCTTTCTCGAGGTTTGTTTTTTACTACAGCCTACTTTTTAAAAACGAGCAGGTATTATTGTCCCTTGGTCGTGTTAAACCTTCAATATGTAACAGTCAATAGTATACCACCTTCTGGCACTAATTCATTATTTTAATTCTAAAGGTGGAAGTGTTTACATGTCACTATGAAAGGGAACAGATCAGTAAAACTTGAAAGGAGATTTACGTATGAGTCAAAAGATTCAAGCGTATTTCAAAACTGAAAATGATGCTGAAAAAGCAGTAGCACACTTACAAAAATTAAACACGTCTAATGTAATAGTTGATGAACTTCCTGAAGGTGGAAGATCGTTGATTCTTTTCCCTGTTGCTAATCTGGGTACCACGGGAAGTGGGATGGGGAACTTTGGAGCTCCTGGCTTTTTTGGAAGTAAGGAAGAAATAAAAAGTATGGGATCAAATAAAAGCGAGACGTTTACTCACATTGTGGAATTTAATATATCGGAAGATGAGGCTAAAGAAGCGTTTGCTACGCTTAAGGAAGCGGATGCATATATTGATTCTGAGCTGAACAGTTCTCCCTAAACTTGAACCTACCCTTCCACATTTAAGCCGACTAAATGTGTTAGAAAAAGTTGATAGGTTATATAGGCTCGCCTATTGGCGGGCTTTCTTAAATGTGTGTGTGCAAGAGCTTGAGAGAAATACTCGCCTGTATGTATGAAAAAGATATAGTAAATTTAG
The DNA window shown above is from Salipaludibacillus agaradhaerens and carries:
- a CDS encoding squalene/phytoene synthase family protein, producing MKNEKQLHKEAMGQLKKTSRTFYIPITLLEPTLKKTVASAYLCMRAIDEIEDHENLEPATKSHLLSKTSVLLSDTFNNDAYLELIEPYKQLLPEVTIRLGDWLSVCPADIIEKVQESTSIMAQGMAKWAEKNWDIQTKEDLDDYTYYVAGLVGVMLSDIWEWRDGTKTDRDYAIAYGRGLQTVNILRNQEEDKDRGISFIPKNWNIADTFQYAEANLALGDEYMKDITSKNVSLFCKIPLELAKRTLHVLKSGREKMSRDEVNQTVEDIKNYH